One genomic window of Meleagris gallopavo isolate NT-WF06-2002-E0010 breed Aviagen turkey brand Nicholas breeding stock chromosome 22, Turkey_5.1, whole genome shotgun sequence includes the following:
- the SYS1 gene encoding protein SYS1 homolog — MAAQFRSYVWDPALIVAQMVLLQAAYYSSLGLWLALLGAFGSTGPSLHQIFSDEILGFSTPPGRLSMMAFVLNALTCALGLLYFIRRGKQCLDFTVTVHFFHLLGCWIYNSHFPSTLTWWLVHIVCTALMAAIGEYLCMRIELREIPLNSAPKSNV; from the exons ATGGCGGCGCAGTTCCGCAGCTACGTGTGGGACCCGGCGCTGATCGTGGCGCAgatggtgctgctgcaggccgCTTACTACAGCTCGCTCGGGCTCTGGCTCGCCCTCCTCGGCGCCTTCGGCAGCACCGGGCCTTCCCTCCATCAGATCTTCAGCGATGAG ATTCTAGGCTTCTCGACTCCGCCTGGGAGGCTCTCCATGATGGCTTTCGTCCTCAATGCACTCACCTG TGCTCTGGGCTTGCTGTACTTTATCCGGCGAGGAAAACAGTGCTTGGATTTCACAGTCACAGTtcatttcttccatcttctGGGCTGCTGGATTTATAACTCGCACTTTCCCTCAACTCTGACATGGTGGCTGGTGCACATCGTATGCACGGCACTGATGGCTGCAATTGGGGAGTACCTCTGCATGAGGATAGAACTTAGGGAAATCCCGCTGAATTCTGCTCCCAAATCCAATGTATAA
- the TP53TG5 gene encoding TP53-target gene 5 protein isoform X1 produces the protein MKSAAPQEAGDPRDKPCLLCTMEQKNRVWKTLKSLTLLRLLKSTNRRVQRLHAVAVHCWRSLTAQGLPGVTSLLPRECHHLPELEEAVDNAETSSTSSTTDAPMEPETSPPPAAAEAKQDLLGTLPQRFHMPAPKVLCRPSAQRWVKPCCTRSCGESLERTLTIRYPR, from the exons ATGAAATCAGCTGCACCCCAGGAG GCTGGAGACCCCAGGGACAAGCCCTGCCTGCTGTGCACCATGGAGCAGAAAAACCGCGTCTGGAAA acACTGAAATCACTGACACTGCTTCGGCTGCTGAAGAGCACAAACCGCAGGGTGCAGCGGCTGCACGCAGTTGCTGTGCACTGCTGGCGCTCGCTCACAGCACAGGGGCTGCCCGGTGTCACGTCACTGCTCCCCAG GGAATGTCACCACCTGCCAGAGCTGGAGGAGGCTGTGGACAACGCTGAGACCAGCTCGACCAGCAGCACCACGGATGCACCAATGGAACCAGAGACGAGCCCACCACCAGCAGCTGCGGAAGCCAAGCAGGACTTACTGGGGACCCTTCCCCAGCGCTTCCACATGCCGGCCCCCAAAGTGCTGTGCCGGCCTTCAGCCCAGCGCTGGGTCAAGCCCTGCTGCACCCGATCCTGTGGAGAGAGCCTGGAGCGCACGCTCACCATCCGCTACCCCCGGTGA
- the TP53TG5 gene encoding TP53-target gene 5 protein isoform X3 — MKSAAPQEAGDPRDKPCLLCTMEQKNRVWKTLKSLTLLRLLKSTNRRVQRLHAVAVHCWRSLTAQGLPGVTSLLPRQVQPIGCAEP; from the exons ATGAAATCAGCTGCACCCCAGGAG GCTGGAGACCCCAGGGACAAGCCCTGCCTGCTGTGCACCATGGAGCAGAAAAACCGCGTCTGGAAA acACTGAAATCACTGACACTGCTTCGGCTGCTGAAGAGCACAAACCGCAGGGTGCAGCGGCTGCACGCAGTTGCTGTGCACTGCTGGCGCTCGCTCACAGCACAGGGGCTGCCCGGTGTCACGTCACTGCTCCCCAG ACAGGTGCAGCCCATTGGGTGCGCTGAGCCATGA
- the TP53TG5 gene encoding TP53-target gene 5 protein isoform X2: MPAGHLAVLLASGTACANVYRRVSDCVLKLGESMATYGEEDSMELQGLRRVCGYWDEFHVCALTALWECQKEAAAIWEMLRKESRKIKFQGSLFDLCSPSAAQSFAWPCIPNVSVLSIPLIITWLNL, encoded by the exons ATGCCAGCAGGGCACCTGGCCGTGCTGCTGGCATCGGGCACTGCCTGCGCCAACGTGTACCGAAGGGTCTCTGACTGCGTCCTGAAGCTGGGAGAGAGCATGGCCACATACGGGGAGGAggacagcatggagctgcagggGCTGCGCAGGGTCTGTGG GTACTGGGATGAATTTCACGTCTGTGCCCTGACTGCTCTCTGGGAGTGccagaaggaagcagcagccaTCTGGGAGATGCTGAGGAAGGAGTCCCGAAAGATCAAATTCCAAGGCAGCTTGTTTGACCTCTGCAGCCCCAGCGCAGCCCAAAGCTTTGCCTGGCCCTGCATTCCCAATGTGTCAGTTCTTAGCATCCCCCTCATCATCACTTGGCTGAACTTATAG